From Ipomoea triloba cultivar NCNSP0323 chromosome 5, ASM357664v1, the proteins below share one genomic window:
- the LOC116021024 gene encoding uncharacterized protein LOC116021024, translated as MSQKMMMSITSVGSSGGRLSMEENEEEEITRMAITSFQAREEEIEKRKMEVKIKVESQLNRAEQQTKHLAHIWEELEVLTDPMRKEVGMVRKKIDTVNRELKSLTQACQKKEKEYKEALEAFQEKNNEKTQLTSTLIEMVNESEKFRLGKLEELSKIVDPTHR; from the exons ATGAGCCAAAAGATGATGATGAGTATTACAAGTGTTGGGAGCAGCGGTGGGAGATTGTCAATGGAGGAGAACGAGGAGGAGGAGATCACTAGAATGGCCATAACGTCATTCCAAGCcagagaagaagaaattgagaaGAGGAAAATGGAGGTGAAGATTAAAGTGGAGTCTCAACTCAACCGAGCAGAACAACAAACCAAACACCTCGCACATATTTGGGAA GAACTAGAGGTGTTAACCGACCCTATGCGGAAGGAAGTTGGCATGGTTAGAAAGAAGATAGATACGGTAAATCGTGAACTCAAATCACTCACTCAAGCCTGCCAAAAGAAG GAAAAGGAATACAAAGAAGCATTGGAGGCTTTCCAAGAAAAGAACAATGAAAAAACTCAACTCACCTCCACATTAATAGAG ATGGTTAATGAAAGCGAAAAATTCAGACTAGGAAAACTGGAAGAGCTGAGCAAGATAGTAGATCCCACTCATCgctaa